From Ruminococcus sp. HUN007, a single genomic window includes:
- a CDS encoding dockerin type I domain-containing protein, with protein sequence MKNKSKRIVSAVTALSLAGGIINTGIVFPVNKGGVVFAEPDGSSGKDISKAGRVTRHVISTTEPVSLTNGVVTLFYESDKLNVKNVEVCSQMKDMLTNINTDTPGRIVFGFASSKPLEISGDMFYADFEHDAALKEIPQFGFRVNELETEDAAGNTVEADKGSLTANGVRSYLFLSTSSRTSTEDCFRETSDGEYISFALQLGYEPLSAVTNGECVVKYDPEVMQFVSLREKEGIIAEANETEPGTVRLTFASDKALSDGVLTDLNFKPLKNTVSDIYLITNELTAVLSENYILDSAPYYNDRFRFGIDIPELSDRLKNNRKCTFRLYTDKKITATNGLITVKYNTDDLECRDVRLGKSLMNTVTSINTNVPGKIVIGFAASEPVDIGDVIADIDFAFPSGLSDGMLSFVSCEVNELETETPDGKTVSVDPNSVKSEVCRPFYDMSLMQADASEDVTAAIKLDKNFGVTDGSFTISFDPEAVKFEGVSPAEGQNGILADANETEPGKVKCVFISDKSVTSDGGILNLKFKPLRSGFTRFVFDPLELTNTVSEKDIYEYPLRGGRIDEIFNVQADGSAAVTEPAVTTAEKPVTSAAPAVTTVNPVTTATVNPVTSAAPVTSAVPAVTTVNPVTTATVNPVTSAAPVTSAVPAVTTVNPVTTATVNPVTSAAPVTSAVPTVTTVNPVTTAAVNPVTSAAPVTSAAAAVTTVNPVTTATVNPVTSAAPVTSAVPAVTTVNPVTTATVNPVTSAAPVTSAIPTVTTVNPVTSAVPAVTTVKPVTTATVNPVTSAAPANTTVNPVTSAVPADTTVKPVTTAAVNSVTSVAPATSAVPAVTTVNPVTSAAPAITAVTVNPVTAPVTTAVTTPAPSANRTSGSVRIGSDDKISVTKGKIELTYDPDKMTFEGIELSDEVRSRISELSTSEPGKIVIGFDSKEPFALDKIADINFRYADGIEDPASVCKVEVQKLETADETGAVKSVDPASIHVSQISQNTRGDINGDDSVTVADFVTLAKMIIGTEKPNAASDMNGDGKTDSADILLLKKILMK encoded by the coding sequence ATGAAAAACAAATCAAAGCGAATAGTTTCAGCCGTTACGGCATTAAGTCTTGCCGGTGGCATTATAAATACAGGTATTGTCTTTCCGGTAAACAAAGGCGGAGTTGTCTTCGCTGAACCGGACGGCAGTTCCGGTAAAGATATATCGAAGGCCGGAAGAGTGACCAGACATGTCATCAGTACGACGGAACCGGTTTCTCTGACAAACGGTGTGGTAACACTCTTTTATGAATCGGATAAACTGAACGTAAAGAACGTTGAGGTTTGTTCACAGATGAAAGACATGCTGACCAATATCAACACTGATACTCCCGGCAGGATCGTGTTCGGATTTGCGTCTTCTAAACCGTTGGAAATATCCGGAGATATGTTCTATGCAGATTTTGAACACGATGCCGCTCTTAAAGAGATACCTCAGTTTGGTTTCAGGGTCAATGAACTTGAAACGGAAGATGCAGCAGGCAATACGGTTGAAGCCGACAAGGGATCATTGACTGCAAACGGAGTAAGATCTTATTTGTTTTTATCGACGTCATCGAGAACGAGTACAGAAGACTGCTTCAGGGAAACTTCCGACGGTGAGTATATCAGCTTTGCACTGCAGCTTGGTTATGAACCTTTATCAGCTGTAACAAACGGAGAATGCGTAGTAAAGTATGATCCGGAAGTAATGCAGTTTGTATCGCTCAGAGAGAAGGAAGGAATTATTGCCGAAGCTAATGAAACAGAGCCGGGAACAGTCAGACTCACCTTTGCGTCTGATAAGGCTTTAAGTGACGGTGTTCTGACAGATCTTAATTTCAAACCGCTTAAAAATACGGTCTCAGATATTTATCTTATCACGAATGAGCTTACTGCTGTATTATCGGAAAACTACATTCTTGATTCCGCGCCTTATTACAATGACAGATTCCGTTTCGGAATAGACATTCCGGAACTTTCAGACAGACTTAAGAATAACAGAAAATGTACATTCCGTTTATATACTGACAAGAAGATCACAGCGACAAACGGCCTGATAACAGTAAAATATAATACTGATGATCTTGAATGCAGAGATGTCAGACTGGGTAAATCGCTTATGAACACGGTTACCAGTATCAACACCAATGTTCCGGGAAAAATCGTTATAGGATTTGCAGCAAGTGAACCTGTAGATATCGGTGATGTTATTGCAGACATTGATTTTGCTTTTCCGTCCGGACTTTCTGACGGTATGTTAAGTTTTGTCAGCTGTGAAGTAAATGAACTGGAAACTGAGACCCCTGATGGTAAAACAGTCAGTGTCGATCCGAACTCTGTAAAGTCAGAAGTATGCCGTCCTTTTTATGATATGTCTCTTATGCAGGCCGACGCTTCTGAAGATGTTACGGCTGCTATAAAGCTTGATAAGAACTTCGGCGTGACGGATGGCAGCTTTACGATCAGTTTTGATCCGGAAGCAGTTAAGTTTGAAGGAGTATCTCCTGCAGAAGGGCAGAACGGTATCCTTGCTGACGCCAATGAAACAGAACCGGGAAAAGTAAAGTGTGTATTTATATCAGATAAGTCTGTTACATCTGACGGCGGAATTCTGAATTTAAAATTCAAACCGCTGAGATCCGGCTTTACCAGATTTGTATTTGATCCGCTTGAACTGACAAATACGGTTTCTGAAAAAGATATATATGAATATCCGTTAAGAGGCGGCAGGATAGATGAAATATTTAATGTACAGGCAGACGGATCTGCGGCAGTAACAGAACCGGCTGTCACAACAGCCGAAAAACCGGTAACAAGCGCAGCACCGGCAGTGACAACAGTAAATCCTGTAACAACAGCGACGGTGAACCCTGTGACAAGTGCAGCACCAGTAACAAGCGCAGTGCCGGCAGTGACAACAGTAAATCCTGTAACAACAGCGACGGTGAACCCTGTGACAAGTGCAGCACCAGTAACAAGCGCGGTACCGGCAGTGACAACAGTAAATCCTGTAACAACAGCGACGGTGAACCCTGTGACAAGTGCAGCCCCTGTAACAAGTGCGGTACCGACAGTGACAACAGTAAACCCTGTAACAACAGCTGCAGTGAACCCTGTAACGAGTGCAGCACCGGTAACAAGTGCAGCAGCGGCAGTGACAACAGTAAATCCTGTAACAACAGCGACGGTGAACCCTGTAACGAGTGCGGCGCCTGTAACAAGTGCGGTACCGGCAGTGACAACAGTAAACCCTGTAACAACAGCGACGGTGAACCCTGTGACGAGTGCGGCGCCTGTAACAAGTGCGATACCGACAGTGACAACAGTAAATCCTGTAACAAGCGCAGTGCCGGCAGTAACAACGGTGAAACCTGTAACAACAGCAACTGTAAATCCTGTAACAAGTGCAGCGCCGGCAAACACGACAGTGAATCCGGTGACAAGTGCAGTACCGGCAGACACGACAGTAAAACCGGTGACAACAGCAGCAGTGAACTCGGTAACCAGTGTAGCTCCTGCAACAAGTGCGGTACCGGCAGTGACAACGGTAAACCCTGTAACGAGTGCGGCGCCGGCAATAACAGCAGTAACAGTAAATCCAGTAACAGCGCCTGTAACCACTGCTGTTACGACACCTGCACCGTCTGCAAACAGGACTTCCGGAAGTGTACGTATCGGATCTGATGACAAGATTTCAGTAACAAAAGGAAAGATCGAGCTTACATATGATCCTGATAAAATGACCTTTGAAGGCATTGAACTCAGTGACGAGGTGCGCAGCAGGATAAGTGAACTCAGTACTTCTGAACCTGGTAAGATCGTAATAGGCTTTGATTCAAAGGAACCATTCGCTCTTGATAAGATCGCGGATATTAATTTCAGATACGCTGACGGTATCGAAGATCCGGCTTCAGTATGCAAAGTCGAAGTACAGAAACTTGAAACTGCGGATGAAACAGGTGCAGTGAAATCTGTAGATCCTGCATCGATCCATGTTTCGCAGATTTCTCAGAATACACGCGGCGATATTAACGGTGATGATTCAGTTACAGTGGCCGATTTTGTGACTCTTGCTAAAATGATAATCGGCACAGAAAAACCGAATGCAGCATCAGATATGAACGGTGACGGAAAGACCGATTCTGCGGACATTCTGTTGCTGAAAAAGATACTTATGAAGTAA
- a CDS encoding ATP-binding protein, with the protein MKFYCRENELSGLNRRYDSGHWECVVIYGRRRVGKTALINEFCKDKPTIYFSALNATAEENLEALSAAIGNHNGIDHAPVYRTFDDAFSAIEDISRREHIVFVIDEYPYLAKSCPSISSRLQHIIDHKWQESSIFLILCGSSMSFMQNQVLGYESPLYGRRTAQFMIEPLNYRETAVFRPDLSAEDKALLYGITGGVPHYINKLDVHDSIDAALLENFFDRSAYLYEEPENLLKQELREPAVYNSIIHAIAEGHSKLNEISTKAGLGSGPCTKYITTLTELGIIQKETPVGEKNSKKTIYSISDNLFRFWYRFVPQNIPAIVSGKITNSYERTVKEKLHDYMGLVFEKMCRDHLMRYAEDLPFEIADAGQWWGTDKTEKKEVQIDIVGVPVQGTAPGEYIIGSCKFRNMKIGTDELELMEKYASVFGKGKKYHYFIYSLSGFTDELIKTAAEKGVRLITAEEMYS; encoded by the coding sequence ATGAAATTCTACTGCAGGGAAAATGAACTTTCCGGACTTAACAGACGCTACGATTCCGGACACTGGGAGTGCGTAGTAATCTACGGCAGAAGACGCGTAGGTAAAACTGCACTTATAAATGAATTCTGCAAAGATAAACCGACAATATATTTTTCCGCATTAAATGCCACAGCTGAAGAAAATCTTGAAGCACTGTCGGCTGCTATAGGAAATCATAACGGAATTGATCACGCCCCTGTCTACAGAACGTTTGACGATGCATTTTCCGCCATCGAAGACATAAGCCGCCGCGAGCATATTGTGTTTGTTATTGATGAATATCCATATCTCGCAAAATCCTGTCCGTCGATATCATCGCGGCTTCAGCATATAATTGATCACAAATGGCAGGAAAGCAGCATTTTTCTGATACTCTGCGGATCATCAATGAGTTTCATGCAGAATCAGGTACTCGGATACGAAAGTCCTCTTTACGGCAGACGAACCGCCCAGTTTATGATCGAACCGCTCAATTACAGGGAAACCGCCGTATTCAGGCCGGATCTTTCGGCTGAAGACAAAGCTCTTCTTTACGGAATAACAGGCGGCGTTCCGCATTACATAAACAAACTGGACGTACACGACAGCATTGATGCCGCTCTTCTCGAAAATTTCTTTGACAGGTCAGCATATCTGTACGAGGAACCGGAAAACCTGCTTAAGCAGGAACTTCGTGAACCGGCAGTCTACAATTCCATCATACATGCGATAGCTGAAGGGCACAGTAAACTCAATGAAATATCCACAAAAGCCGGTCTTGGCAGCGGTCCGTGCACCAAGTACATCACCACACTGACCGAACTCGGGATCATTCAGAAAGAAACCCCGGTCGGTGAAAAAAACAGCAAAAAGACCATATACTCAATAAGCGATAATCTGTTCCGTTTCTGGTACCGTTTTGTCCCGCAGAATATACCGGCTATAGTTTCAGGAAAGATAACGAACAGTTATGAGCGTACGGTCAAAGAAAAACTCCATGATTATATGGGGCTGGTATTTGAAAAAATGTGCCGTGACCATCTCATGAGATACGCAGAAGATCTGCCGTTTGAGATTGCCGATGCCGGACAGTGGTGGGGCACCGACAAAACAGAAAAAAAAGAGGTTCAGATAGATATAGTCGGCGTACCGGTACAGGGAACAGCTCCCGGAGAATACATAATCGGTTCCTGTAAATTCCGCAACATGAAGATTGGTACAGATGAACTTGAACTGATGGAAAAGTACGCATCTGTTTTCGGCAAAGGTAAGAAATATCACTATTTCATCTATTCGCTCAGCGGATTCACCGACGAACTCATAAAAACCGCCGCAGAGAAAGGTGTAAGGCTCATTACGGCTGAAGAAATGTACAGCTGA
- a CDS encoding endo-1,4-beta-xylanase, producing the protein MQTFRKTCATLAAVALTGSTLAAFPSSDVQQISADAVIVSNDFDISYEGWCNMSDMTELTPDEQNPHGGSRSMLVSNRLSPEDGVSSAKGLYLWGGQKYDYKVFVRHESGNTENFKITLDYLLADETTWETAVLDEHAVSSGEWTEIGGSFRTPEGASEFIVKITTDSTCDFSFDDFTVRGNRYTDGTVSAADAGLKLAFGKYFRVGNIFNGMNVRNNALQGLALTNYNSIECENETKPDATLVQNGSTDTNIKVSLNSCASIFDFCAKNGIGVRGHTLVWHSQTPQWFFKEGFNNNGAWVNSSTMDKRMESYIKNMFNAIQTQYPTLDLYAYDVCNECISDDSNRTKNNGGARTPGYNNGNSPWVQVYGSNAFIEKAFTYARQYAPKSCKLYYNDYNEYWDHKRDCIYSTCKSLYDKGVLDGVGMQSHINADRNGFSGTSAYVTAMKKFLSIGCDVQVTELDISVENGKYSYQQQADKYCDVFKAAIDCNTSGQYKGKVTAVCIWGPNDSNSWLKSGSNALLFDGQNKPKPAYEALMKLVPESDWQEYAGGDYTPPAPPELDANGYWFHDTFESGTDGWSERGGAKVEKSSASKYAGSNSLSVSGRSDAWNGGQKSLDSRIFKAGEEYAFSACFTNTTGADAVEFKLTLQYDAGGETQYDKIAQTSANKGEYVQLYNPNYKIPAGASGLTLIVETTEETCDFFVDEIIAAPKGTKIDGPKSTVKTPTKMKGDVDFDGRISVADLVALKGGILGGFTNKNAQSNGDVDNSSETNAEDALNLQKYLLGTITAFPDNTPPEPPKAEMRTISEYTKTIKVTEKEPDDSKKEKSGVQYGTVKSGTYHSTTCNRDKPYNILLPAGYSADKKYPVLYVMHGYWENQDRMIIKGNGTMYTRQIIGNAIASGEAEDMIVVFPYIYSSATQKDCTAMDDANNKAYDNFINDLIKDLMPHIEKTYSVKTGRENTAITGFSMGGRESLLIGMQRADLFGYVGAICPAPGVSGSFKWASEEEAPSLVFITAGSNDTVVYDNPKNYHNNFEKNGVPHIWHYVNGGYHGDNSIHAHIYNFVRAVFKA; encoded by the coding sequence ATGCAGACATTCAGAAAAACCTGTGCCACGCTCGCTGCTGTGGCACTGACGGGAAGTACGCTCGCCGCTTTCCCGTCTTCGGACGTTCAGCAGATCTCTGCTGATGCAGTCATTGTTTCGAACGACTTTGACATCAGCTACGAAGGCTGGTGCAACATGAGTGACATGACCGAACTCACACCCGATGAACAGAACCCGCACGGCGGATCACGCAGCATGCTCGTTTCAAACCGTCTCTCGCCGGAAGACGGTGTAAGCTCTGCCAAAGGCCTCTACCTCTGGGGCGGACAGAAGTACGACTATAAAGTTTTTGTAAGGCACGAAAGCGGAAATACCGAAAACTTTAAGATCACACTCGACTATCTTCTTGCAGATGAAACCACCTGGGAAACAGCAGTTCTCGACGAACATGCCGTTTCATCCGGTGAATGGACAGAAATAGGCGGAAGCTTCAGGACTCCTGAAGGTGCCAGCGAATTTATTGTCAAGATCACGACCGACAGCACATGCGATTTCAGTTTTGATGACTTTACCGTCAGAGGGAACCGTTACACTGACGGCACCGTTTCCGCTGCCGACGCAGGTCTCAAACTCGCCTTCGGAAAATATTTCCGCGTCGGTAACATCTTCAACGGAATGAACGTCAGAAACAACGCTCTTCAGGGACTCGCCCTCACCAACTACAACAGTATCGAATGCGAAAACGAGACAAAACCTGACGCAACTCTTGTACAGAACGGAAGCACTGACACCAACATCAAGGTCTCACTCAACAGCTGTGCAAGTATTTTCGACTTCTGTGCAAAGAACGGTATCGGCGTAAGAGGTCATACTCTTGTATGGCACAGCCAGACACCACAGTGGTTCTTCAAGGAAGGATTTAACAACAACGGTGCATGGGTAAACTCATCCACCATGGACAAGCGTATGGAAAGCTACATAAAGAACATGTTCAACGCTATCCAGACGCAGTATCCGACCCTTGATCTGTACGCATACGACGTATGCAACGAATGTATCTCTGATGATTCAAACCGTACAAAGAACAACGGCGGTGCAAGAACACCGGGCTACAATAACGGTAACTCACCTTGGGTACAGGTTTACGGAAGCAACGCCTTCATTGAAAAGGCATTCACATACGCAAGACAGTATGCACCGAAATCATGCAAGCTCTACTACAACGACTATAATGAATACTGGGATCACAAGCGCGACTGCATCTACAGCACATGCAAGAGCCTCTACGACAAGGGCGTTCTTGACGGTGTGGGAATGCAGAGCCATATAAACGCTGACAGAAACGGATTCTCAGGCACATCTGCATACGTAACTGCAATGAAGAAATTCCTTTCCATCGGCTGCGACGTACAGGTTACAGAACTTGATATAAGCGTTGAAAACGGAAAGTATTCATACCAGCAGCAGGCTGACAAGTACTGCGATGTCTTCAAGGCAGCGATTGACTGCAATACAAGCGGACAGTACAAGGGCAAGGTAACGGCGGTCTGCATCTGGGGACCGAACGATTCGAACTCATGGCTGAAGTCAGGTTCGAACGCGCTCCTTTTCGACGGACAGAACAAACCGAAGCCGGCATACGAGGCACTTATGAAACTGGTACCGGAATCTGACTGGCAGGAATACGCAGGTGGTGATTACACACCTCCGGCTCCTCCGGAACTTGACGCAAACGGATACTGGTTCCACGACACATTCGAAAGCGGAACAGACGGCTGGTCAGAACGAGGCGGTGCAAAAGTTGAAAAGAGCTCAGCTTCAAAATATGCAGGCTCAAATTCACTTTCAGTATCCGGACGAAGCGACGCATGGAACGGCGGCCAGAAGTCCCTTGATTCAAGAATATTCAAGGCCGGTGAGGAATACGCATTCAGCGCATGCTTCACAAACACCACAGGTGCTGACGCAGTAGAGTTCAAGCTCACTCTTCAGTACGATGCAGGCGGCGAGACACAGTACGACAAAATCGCTCAGACATCCGCAAACAAGGGCGAATACGTTCAGCTCTATAACCCGAACTACAAGATACCTGCAGGGGCTTCAGGTCTCACACTCATCGTTGAAACAACAGAAGAAACATGCGACTTCTTCGTTGACGAGATCATCGCTGCTCCTAAGGGAACAAAGATAGACGGACCAAAGTCAACAGTAAAGACACCTACAAAGATGAAGGGCGACGTTGACTTTGACGGCAGAATCTCCGTTGCTGACCTTGTCGCTCTCAAGGGTGGTATCCTCGGAGGATTCACAAACAAGAACGCACAGTCAAACGGCGACGTTGACAACAGCAGCGAGACAAACGCTGAAGACGCACTTAATCTTCAGAAATATCTCCTCGGAACAATAACCGCGTTCCCGGACAACACTCCTCCGGAACCTCCGAAGGCTGAAATGCGTACAATTTCCGAATACACAAAAACAATAAAGGTCACTGAAAAGGAACCGGATGATTCCAAGAAGGAAAAATCAGGTGTTCAGTACGGTACAGTAAAGAGCGGCACATACCATTCAACTACATGTAACCGTGACAAGCCTTACAACATTCTCCTCCCTGCAGGCTACTCAGCTGACAAGAAGTATCCGGTGCTCTATGTAATGCACGGTTACTGGGAGAATCAGGACAGAATGATCATCAAAGGCAACGGCACAATGTACACGCGTCAGATCATCGGCAACGCTATCGCATCAGGTGAAGCTGAGGACATGATCGTTGTATTCCCTTACATCTATTCAAGTGCTACACAGAAAGACTGTACAGCAATGGATGATGCAAACAACAAGGCATACGACAACTTCATCAACGACCTTATCAAGGATCTCATGCCGCACATCGAAAAGACTTACAGCGTAAAGACAGGCCGTGAGAACACAGCCATCACAGGCTTCTCAATGGGCGGACGTGAATCTCTCCTCATCGGCATGCAGCGTGCTGACCTCTTCGGTTATGTCGGCGCTATCTGCCCTGCTCCTGGCGTTTCAGGTTCATTCAAGTGGGCAAGTGAAGAAGAAGCTCCGTCACTCGTATTCATCACAGCAGGCAGCAACGATACAGTTGTTTACGACAACCCGAAGAACTACCACAACAACTTCGAAAAGAACGGTGTTCCGCACATCTGGCACTACGTAAACGGCGGCTACCACGGCGACAACAGTATCCACGCTCACATCTACAACTTCGTAAGAGCAGTATTCAAGGCATAA
- a CDS encoding citrate synthase, with the protein MDKKKFGSTQNLCNKLKDYSAVDPSLYEKFNVMRGLRKPDGSGVTAGITKICNVHGYVMNEGEREPTKGELIYRGYDINDLVTNVEKEDRYGYEEVAYLLLFGSLPTKEELAQFNDYLGHTRELPDNFAEDMILKAPSRNIMNKMSRSVLALYSYDSNGEDMSLEGEMQKAVNLIAKLPVIMSFAYQVQQRHYYNKSMIIHPCRPEEGIAQTILSLLRRDREYTPEEAHLLDVALMLHAEHGGGNNSTFTCRVLTSSGTDAYSAYAAAIGSLKGPKHGGANIKVAQMMNDFKANITNWGDDAEVASYIRKTINKETNDGSGLVYGMGHAVYTLSDPRAVILKRKAFELAEGTEAEKEFMLIDAIERLTPEVFREVKGSEKPICANVDLYSGFVYNMLGIPQDLFTPLFAVARMAGWAAHRMEEQLTGGRIIRPAYKAVAKRREYTNISER; encoded by the coding sequence ATGGATAAAAAGAAATTCGGTTCCACGCAGAATTTATGCAATAAACTGAAAGACTATTCTGCTGTTGATCCGTCTCTTTATGAAAAATTTAACGTGATGAGAGGCTTAAGAAAGCCTGACGGTTCAGGCGTTACTGCCGGCATCACCAAAATATGCAACGTTCACGGCTACGTAATGAACGAAGGCGAACGTGAACCTACAAAGGGAGAACTGATCTACAGAGGATACGATATCAACGATCTCGTTACCAATGTTGAAAAGGAAGACCGCTACGGATATGAAGAGGTAGCTTACCTTCTTCTTTTCGGCTCACTTCCTACAAAGGAGGAACTTGCCCAGTTCAACGATTATCTTGGCCATACCCGTGAACTTCCGGATAATTTTGCTGAAGACATGATCCTCAAAGCTCCTTCCAGAAACATTATGAATAAAATGTCACGTTCAGTTCTTGCCCTCTATTCCTATGACAGCAACGGTGAGGACATGAGCCTTGAAGGTGAGATGCAGAAGGCTGTAAACCTCATAGCAAAGCTTCCGGTTATCATGAGTTTTGCATACCAGGTGCAGCAGAGACACTACTACAACAAGAGTATGATAATCCATCCGTGCCGTCCTGAAGAAGGAATAGCACAGACAATTCTTTCTCTTTTAAGACGTGACAGGGAATACACACCTGAGGAAGCACATCTTCTTGACGTTGCTCTCATGCTCCACGCAGAACACGGCGGCGGAAACAACTCCACATTTACATGCCGCGTGCTCACTTCATCAGGTACTGACGCATATTCAGCATACGCTGCAGCCATTGGTTCACTAAAGGGACCAAAGCACGGCGGTGCAAACATAAAGGTTGCCCAGATGATGAACGACTTCAAGGCAAACATCACAAACTGGGGAGACGACGCTGAAGTAGCAAGCTACATCAGAAAGACTATAAACAAGGAAACAAACGACGGAAGCGGACTTGTTTACGGTATGGGACACGCAGTCTACACACTTTCCGATCCGCGTGCGGTCATTCTCAAGAGAAAGGCTTTCGAACTTGCTGAAGGTACTGAAGCAGAGAAGGAATTCATGCTTATTGACGCCATCGAACGTCTTACACCGGAAGTATTCCGTGAAGTCAAGGGAAGTGAAAAGCCGATCTGTGCAAACGTTGACCTTTACTCAGGATTTGTATACAACATGCTCGGCATCCCGCAGGATCTCTTCACTCCGCTGTTTGCGGTCGCAAGAATGGCCGGATGGGCAGCACACCGCATGGAGGAACAGCTCACAGGCGGACGAATCATCAGACCGGCGTACAAGGCGGTTGCCAAAAGACGCGAGTATACAAACATAAGCGAAAGATAA
- a CDS encoding SEC-C metal-binding domain-containing protein, whose translation MAIDSPGSKSEILKLAAEYLENDNPGKAIKLLENTSVSENDDEIQHMLAVAYADRKWSKKAIAQYRKCLASDRISSSLIQDYSEFMLDSGEHEELKNTLLDLLGRLDPAGDNSAMCIAMLYSMLGDCKLNKIETDITPDFLKEYLGNNPKAAGKAFFSSIIRYLSGTPNDISITPVTDRLIKIMADAVPSVVSDTEFQKAAAEFEISLILYANMVDPLTLLGMRTAKLKFADPKHDNISMLRYLVFDAKMTVVDNIRTKTPDTSRFASSFPYLWSLISGFVNGALISRDLKQFTRSEIYSDLRNASPELTAILKSNLSPDGFAALNSFLNTPASAAGVTAGRKNTNKNQAVSSKISPNAPCPCGSGKKYKKCCGLK comes from the coding sequence ATGGCTATAGACTCACCGGGATCAAAAAGTGAAATCCTGAAGCTTGCTGCGGAATATCTTGAAAATGATAACCCCGGAAAAGCAATAAAGCTGCTTGAAAATACTTCGGTCTCCGAGAACGACGATGAGATACAGCATATGCTCGCTGTTGCCTATGCAGACAGGAAATGGAGCAAAAAAGCCATAGCACAGTACAGAAAATGCCTGGCATCTGACAGGATATCTTCTTCCCTGATACAGGACTACTCAGAATTCATGCTCGACTCAGGTGAACACGAAGAACTTAAAAACACTCTTCTGGACCTGCTTGGCAGACTCGATCCCGCAGGCGATAATTCTGCAATGTGCATCGCCATGCTCTACTCTATGCTGGGCGACTGTAAACTCAATAAAATCGAAACTGACATCACACCGGATTTTCTTAAAGAATATCTCGGAAACAATCCGAAGGCTGCCGGAAAAGCATTTTTCTCTTCGATAATCAGATATCTTTCCGGAACGCCGAACGATATTTCAATAACTCCTGTAACCGACAGACTTATAAAAATAATGGCGGACGCTGTTCCTTCCGTTGTTTCAGACACGGAATTCCAGAAAGCAGCAGCCGAATTTGAGATCTCGCTCATTCTTTATGCAAACATGGTCGATCCTCTCACACTGCTCGGCATGAGAACCGCAAAGCTGAAATTTGCAGATCCGAAGCATGATAACATCAGCATGCTCCGTTATCTGGTGTTCGATGCAAAGATGACCGTTGTCGATAATATCAGGACCAAAACTCCTGATACTTCACGTTTCGCATCGTCATTTCCTTATCTCTGGTCACTTATATCAGGCTTCGTAAACGGCGCTCTTATTTCCAGAGACTTAAAGCAGTTCACCCGCAGTGAGATCTATTCCGACCTGAGGAATGCTTCACCGGAACTTACAGCCATATTAAAGAGCAATCTTTCACCTGACGGTTTTGCAGCTCTTAACAGCTTTCTGAATACGCCTGCTTCTGCTGCCGGCGTAACAGCAGGAAGAAAGAACACAAATAAAAATCAGGCCGTTTCTTCAAAGATCTCCCCGAATGCTCCGTGTCCGTGCGGAAGCGGAAAGAAATACAAGAAATGCTGCGGTCTTAAGTGA